From the Pseudodesulfovibrio indicus genome, the window GAGAACCGCGCGAGGGCTTTTTTTTATTCGTCGTCCGGGGTCAGCCCAGCTCGCGTTCGAAAAAGAGGGGCACGGTTTTCTTCAGGTTGGTGCGCAGCCGGGGCTTCTTGCGGTCCGTGGCCGGGGCCTCGCGGGGGATCATGTACAGGCCGTGGCAGCTCTGGCATTCCCAGTGGTTTTCGCGCCGGTGCAGGTGGACCAGCAATCCGTCGCGGTCGTAGCAGACCTGGCAGAACGGGCCACGCCGTTCGTCCTCGTCGTTGAGCCAGTATTTCTGGCCGTCGAACTGGACTTTTTCAGCCAGGTCAAGGACTTCCGCCACTTCGGAGAGCTGTCGCTTGAGGGCCTCGTTCTCTTCGCAGACCGCCAGGAATTCTTCCTGCAAACTTTTGAGGAGCGCTTTGCCTTCTTCCAATCTTCCCGCCTCGAACAGGTCGAGGGCGCGCTTGAAACCGGTTGCCTGGAACAGTGTCGAAAACATGCCGGACTCTCCCGTTGCGTTATTTATCCACGGGGAACTTATCGGCAGGAAACCGTCCGGACTTTAGCCCGGGCGGAACATCTTTACACTGCCCGGAAAAGGGCATACGGTCTTTGCAGCTAGGGGGGCCTCTAATGAGGCTGAGATGGATCATTGCATCCGACCCTTTGAACCTGATTCGGGCAATACCGACGTAGGGAAGCTGCATCAAGATCGATTTTAGGTCATCATGACGCGCTTGCCTTACCGGGCAAGCGTTTTTTTTTGGCCTTTGGAGGAACTGTCATGAACGTGACCGTCAACGGCGGGGAGATGGAGCTGAGCTCCGACGCCACTGTCCTGACCCTGCTGGAACTGAAGAACCTCCCGTCCACGGGGGTGGTGGTCGAGCGCAACGGGGATATCGTCCCCGGCGAAGCGTTCGCGATCACCGCGCTCGAGGACGGGGATCACCTGGAGGTCCTCCGCTTCGTGGGCGGGGGCTAGGGAGAGGACATGAGCGAAGATTCATTCATCATCGGCGGCCGGGAACTCTCCAGCCGCCTGTTCACCGGAACCGGCAAATACGGCGACGACGCCGTCATCCCCGACGTCTGCGCGGCGTCCGGTTCCGAGGTTATCACCGTGGCCCTGCGGCGGGTGGACCTGGACGCAGCCACCGGCAACGTCATGGACCACATTCCCGACCACATGCAGCTGCTGCCCAACACCTCCGGGGCGCGCACGGCGGACGAGGCGGTGCGCATCGCCCGGCTGGCCCGCGCCATGGGGTGCGGCGATTGGATCAAGATCGAGGTCATTTCCGACAACCGCTATCTCCTGCCCGACGGTTTCGAAACCGTGAAGGCCACCGAAATCCTGGCCAAGGAGGGGTTCGTGGTCCTGCCCTACGTCAACGCCGACCTGTACGTGGCCAAGGCCCTTGCGGACGCCGGGGCCGCCGCGGTCATGCCGCTCGGCGCACCCATCGGCACCAACCGGGGCCTCAAGACGCGCGAGATGGTCCGCATCCTGATCGAGGAGATCGAGCTGCCGATCATCGTGGACGCGGGCATCGGGCGGCCCAGCGAGGCGTGCGAGGCCATGGAGATGGGCGCGGACGCGGTGCTGGTCAACACGGCCATCGCCACGGCCGCCGACCCGGTGCGCATGGCCGCCGCCTTCGGCGACGCGGTCCGGGCCGGGCGCGAGGCGTACCTGGCCGGCCCCGGGGCCAAGCGGGTCCTGGCCGACGCCTCCTCGCCCCTGACCGGATTCCTGGGAGGGCGGTAGGCCATGAGCTTTTATCCGCTTATCGCCGGGTACGCCGAGACCCTGCCCGACGAGGACTTCGCCGGGTTCACGGAAGCGGACGTGCGCCGGGCCATCCACCAGACCACGCTTTCAGTCCGGGATTTCATGGCGCTCATGTCCCCGGCGGCCTCCGGGCTGCTGGAAGAGATGGCGCAGGAGGCGAGCCGGGTCACGGCCCGGCAGTTCGGCAGGACCATCAGCCTGTTCACCCCGCTGTACCTGTCCAATTTCTGCACCAACCATTGCGTCTACTGCGGCTTCAACTGCCGCAACCAGATACACCGCTCCATGCTGACCCTGGACCAGGTGGACGCCGAGGGGCAGGCCATCGCGGCCACGGGCCTCAAGCACCTGCTCATCCTCACCGGCGACGCTCCGGCCAAGGCGGGCGTGGACTATCTGGAGGCGTGCACCCGCGTGCTGGCCAGGTATTTCCCGTCGGTCTCCGTCGAGGTCTTCGCCCTGACCGAGGAGGAATACGCCAGGCTCAATCGCGCGGGTGTCGACGGGCTGACCATGTTCCAGGAGACCTACGACGAGGCGTTGTACGCGACCCTGCATCCCAAGGGTCCCAAGCGGGACTTCCGGTTCAGGCTGGACGCGCCCGAGCGCGGCTGCCGCGCGGGGTTGCGTACGGTCAACATCGGCGCGCTTCTCGGGTTGGGCGACTGGCGGCGGGACGCGCTGCTGACCGGACTGCACGCGGCCTACCTGATCCATCGCTATCCGCAGACCGAGATCGCGGTCTCCCTGCCGCGCATGCGCCCCCACGCCGGGGGCTGGCAGCCCGCGACCATTGCCGACGACCGCGACATGGTCCAGTTCATGACCGCGCTCAGGCTGTTCCTGCCCCGCGTGGGCATCACCATCTCCACCCGGGAGGACGCGCGGTTCCGCGAGAACATCCTGCCCCTGGGCGTGACCCGCATGTCGGCGGGCGTGTCCACGGCCGTGGGCGGCCATTCGGACGAGGGCAGCGACGACGAGAACACCGGCCAGTTCGAGATCAGCGACGGACGCAGCGTGGACGAGATGTGCGCGGCCCTGCGCGCCAGGGGCTACCAGCCCGTGTTCAAGGACTGGGAGCCGATACTCGAACCGGCAAAGGAGGCCGTATGAACGATGTCGAGCAAGGCATAGCGACCCATCTGGGAGAGGCCAGGCTGCGCTTTTTGCAGCACTTCACCATCGGCATCGCCGGGTGCGGCGGGCTGGGGTCCAACTGCGCCATGCATTTGGTGCGCAGCGGGTTTAAAAAATTCGTGCTGGTGGACTTCGACCGCGTGGAATTCTCCAACCTCAACCGCCAGGCGTTCACCAGGGACCAGGTGGGCCAGTTCAAGGCCGACGCCCTGGCCGCGAACATGCGCGCAGTAAATCCGGACCTGGAGATCGGCGCGCACATCGAGCGGGTGGACCTGACCCTGGTCAAGCGCATCTTCATCGGCTGCGAGGCCGTGGTCGAAGCCTTTGACCGGCCCGCCGCCAAGCAGCGGCTGGTCGAGGCCCTGCTGCCCACGGGGTGCCTGGTGGTCTCGGCCTCCGGTATCGGCGGGTGCGGCAACGGCGACGCCCTGGTAACCCACAAGGTGCGCGACAACTTCTATCTGGTGGGCGACGGCGTGACCGAGTGCGCGGGGGACACCCCGCCCCTGTCCCCCAGAGTGGGCATCGCCGCCGCCAAGCAGGCGGACGTGATCCTCACCTACTTCCTGGACAGGTTCGCCATAGAGGGGGTGGCCTGATGGCAGGGATCAACCGCGCGAACATTCTGGATACGGACCTCTATTGCCTGACCGCCGAGAAATTCTCCCTGGGGCGGTCCAACGTCGAGGTGGTCCGGGCCATGCTCGACGCGGACGTCCGGCTCATCCAGTACCGCGAGAAGGAGAAGAAGGCGGGCACCAAGCTCGAAGAGTGTCTTCGCATCCGCGAGATGACCCGTGAGGCCGGGGCCGCCTTCATCGTCAACGACGACATCGACATCGCCATCCTGGTGGGCGCCGACGGCGTCCACGTCGGGCAGGAGGACCTGCCCATCGAGCGGGTCCGCGAGCTGGTGGGCGAGGACATGGCCATCGGCCTGTCCACCCACAGCCCGGCCCAGGCCCTGGATGCGGTGCGGCGCGGCGCGGATTATATCGGCGTCGGCCCGATTTTCCGGACCTACACCAAGGACGACGTGGTCGACCCGGTGGGGTTCGAATACCTGGAACACGTGGTCGCGGAACACGACATCCCGTTCGTGGCCATCGGCGGCATAAAGCAACACAACATCGCCGAGGTTGTCCGGCGGGGGGCGCGCTGCGTGGCCCTGGTCACGGAGATCGTCGGCGATAAGGACATTGCAGGGAAAATAACCGCGCTCAGGGCAGAGATCCGAGCCGCGAAGGAGTAATCATGGACTATACTACCCAGATGGACGCCGCCCGTAAGGGCATCGTCACCGAACAGATGGAAACCGTGGCCCGCAAGGAGAACATGCGCGTCGAAGACCTCATGGCCCGGATGGCCAAGGGGACGGTCATCATTCCGGCCAACAGGAACCACCTCAACATCGACCCCGAGGGCGTGGGCGACGGGCTGCGCACCAAGATCAACGTCAACCTCGGCATCTCCAAGGACTGCTGCAACATCGACGTGGAGATGGAGAAGGTCCGCCACGCCCTGAAGCTCGGCGCGGAATCCATCATGGAC encodes:
- the thiF gene encoding sulfur carrier protein ThiS adenylyltransferase ThiF; translated protein: MNDVEQGIATHLGEARLRFLQHFTIGIAGCGGLGSNCAMHLVRSGFKKFVLVDFDRVEFSNLNRQAFTRDQVGQFKADALAANMRAVNPDLEIGAHIERVDLTLVKRIFIGCEAVVEAFDRPAAKQRLVEALLPTGCLVVSASGIGGCGNGDALVTHKVRDNFYLVGDGVTECAGDTPPLSPRVGIAAAKQADVILTYFLDRFAIEGVA
- the thiS gene encoding sulfur carrier protein ThiS encodes the protein MNVTVNGGEMELSSDATVLTLLELKNLPSTGVVVERNGDIVPGEAFAITALEDGDHLEVLRFVGGG
- the thiE gene encoding thiamine phosphate synthase: MAGINRANILDTDLYCLTAEKFSLGRSNVEVVRAMLDADVRLIQYREKEKKAGTKLEECLRIREMTREAGAAFIVNDDIDIAILVGADGVHVGQEDLPIERVRELVGEDMAIGLSTHSPAQALDAVRRGADYIGVGPIFRTYTKDDVVDPVGFEYLEHVVAEHDIPFVAIGGIKQHNIAEVVRRGARCVALVTEIVGDKDIAGKITALRAEIRAAKE
- the thiH gene encoding 2-iminoacetate synthase ThiH — translated: MSFYPLIAGYAETLPDEDFAGFTEADVRRAIHQTTLSVRDFMALMSPAASGLLEEMAQEASRVTARQFGRTISLFTPLYLSNFCTNHCVYCGFNCRNQIHRSMLTLDQVDAEGQAIAATGLKHLLILTGDAPAKAGVDYLEACTRVLARYFPSVSVEVFALTEEEYARLNRAGVDGLTMFQETYDEALYATLHPKGPKRDFRFRLDAPERGCRAGLRTVNIGALLGLGDWRRDALLTGLHAAYLIHRYPQTEIAVSLPRMRPHAGGWQPATIADDRDMVQFMTALRLFLPRVGITISTREDARFRENILPLGVTRMSAGVSTAVGGHSDEGSDDENTGQFEISDGRSVDEMCAALRARGYQPVFKDWEPILEPAKEAV
- a CDS encoding thiazole synthase, with the translated sequence MSEDSFIIGGRELSSRLFTGTGKYGDDAVIPDVCAASGSEVITVALRRVDLDAATGNVMDHIPDHMQLLPNTSGARTADEAVRIARLARAMGCGDWIKIEVISDNRYLLPDGFETVKATEILAKEGFVVLPYVNADLYVAKALADAGAAAVMPLGAPIGTNRGLKTREMVRILIEEIELPIIVDAGIGRPSEACEAMEMGADAVLVNTAIATAADPVRMAAAFGDAVRAGREAYLAGPGAKRVLADASSPLTGFLGGR